The following are from one region of the Synergistaceae bacterium genome:
- a CDS encoding zeta toxin family protein gives MEDDILADLACRYKWPKAIAVTGALGSGKTEFVLNLARGLKKTGNTVTIADADIINPYFCIRQITEFLEQEGFSIINPPDSAKWSDMSVINSHIGAALIDSAHHLIIDVGGDAGGVMALKQFEPDIRAAGYKLLLIVNAYRPKTSTPEGIADMVMRMEALGGLSVGALISNSHLMDKTLPIDVADGLDVVLEAGRGLNLPVLYATVLPELYRETDLLMKERKYEIPLWPMTRFMKRPWEGSEMWS, from the coding sequence ATGGAAGATGATATTTTGGCGGATCTCGCATGTCGTTATAAATGGCCTAAAGCGATCGCTGTTACAGGAGCCCTGGGATCGGGAAAAACAGAATTCGTACTCAACCTGGCCAGAGGACTCAAAAAGACCGGAAATACCGTCACTATCGCCGATGCCGATATAATCAATCCTTACTTTTGTATCCGCCAGATCACTGAATTTCTCGAACAGGAAGGTTTTTCGATCATCAATCCTCCGGACTCCGCAAAATGGTCCGACATGTCCGTAATCAATTCCCATATTGGAGCTGCACTTATCGATTCGGCTCATCACCTGATCATCGACGTTGGAGGCGATGCGGGCGGCGTCATGGCCCTGAAGCAGTTCGAGCCGGATATTCGCGCCGCGGGGTACAAACTTCTTCTGATAGTCAACGCCTACCGCCCCAAAACCTCGACTCCCGAGGGGATCGCGGATATGGTGATGCGGATGGAGGCGCTGGGCGGCCTTTCGGTGGGCGCCCTGATCAGCAACTCTCACCTTATGGACAAAACCCTTCCGATCGACGTCGCCGACGGGCTGGATGTGGTTTTGGAGGCCGGACGCGGCCTGAATCTGCCGGTGCTGTACGCCACGGTGCTGCCTGAGCTGTACAGAGAAACGGATCTTTTAATGAAGGAAAGAAAATACGAGATTCCCCTGTGGCCGATGACGCGTTTTATGAAACGCCCATGGGAAGGGTCCGAAATGTGGTCATAG
- a CDS encoding NUDIX hydrolase, which yields MKTQAQEESTLSSRRIYEGRILNLRVDEVKMKGEFRATREVVEHKAAVAVLALTPEDRLLMVRQFRYAVQESTLEICAGLVEEGEAPEEAAVREMQEELGYRPGKLREIGRFYASPGFCTELLILFLATDLRAARLPQDEDEDISTLELRGEDVPEMLAKGAFRDSKTFAALTWFMAWRGMKPVLDL from the coding sequence ATGAAAACTCAGGCGCAGGAAGAGAGTACGCTGTCAAGCCGCAGAATATATGAAGGTCGTATCCTGAATTTACGGGTTGACGAGGTAAAAATGAAAGGAGAGTTCCGGGCGACCCGCGAGGTGGTGGAACACAAAGCGGCCGTGGCCGTCCTGGCCCTTACGCCGGAGGACAGGCTTCTGATGGTCCGCCAGTTTCGTTACGCGGTGCAGGAAAGCACCCTCGAAATATGCGCCGGGCTGGTGGAGGAAGGAGAGGCTCCGGAAGAGGCCGCCGTTCGCGAAATGCAGGAAGAACTGGGGTATCGGCCGGGGAAATTGCGCGAAATCGGACGTTTTTACGCGTCTCCGGGCTTTTGTACGGAACTGCTGATCCTTTTTCTGGCGACGGACCTGCGCGCCGCCCGTCTGCCCCAGGACGAAGATGAAGATATTTCCACTCTGGAGCTGCGCGGCGAAGATGTCCCCGAGATGTTGGCGAAGGGCGCTTTCCGCGATTCCAAAACTTTCGCGGCTCTGACCTGGTTCATGGCATGGCGGGGCATGAAGCCTGTTTTAGACCTGTAA
- a CDS encoding 4Fe-4S dicluster domain-containing protein, whose product MPKGRVAIREEFCKSCGLCVAACPTKTLRISSHLNPKGHRPVEQVGDGCTGCALCARTCPDVVLSVYRIDG is encoded by the coding sequence ATGCCGAAAGGACGTGTAGCGATCAGGGAAGAATTTTGCAAGAGTTGCGGTCTCTGCGTCGCGGCGTGCCCGACGAAAACCCTGAGGATCTCCAGTCACCTCAATCCCAAAGGGCATCGTCCGGTTGAGCAGGTTGGCGATGGATGTACAGGGTGCGCTCTGTGTGCCCGCACCTGTCCGGACGTGGTTCTGTCCGTATATCGCATTGACGGTTAG
- a CDS encoding 2-oxoacid:acceptor oxidoreductase family protein: MTDNTKKNKFEMSLIAAGFGGQGLMVLGQLIAYTGIEEGRYVSWIPSYGPEMRGGTANCCVIVSSEEIGAPVVSEADIIVVMNQPSFDKFKDDVKKNGILLYNSDLVKAEGTRSDIRLIPVPANTIALAEGSEKVANIAMLGAVVAASKIVGDNSCVETLKEKLGKKKPEFLPMNLSTYEKGKALVA, from the coding sequence ATGACTGACAACACGAAGAAAAATAAATTTGAAATGTCGCTGATCGCCGCGGGGTTCGGCGGTCAGGGCCTGATGGTCCTGGGACAGCTTATCGCGTACACGGGCATCGAAGAGGGACGCTACGTTTCATGGATTCCCTCCTACGGGCCGGAAATGCGGGGCGGAACCGCCAACTGCTGCGTCATCGTCTCCAGCGAGGAGATCGGCGCGCCGGTCGTTTCGGAAGCGGACATCATCGTGGTGATGAATCAGCCGTCCTTCGACAAGTTCAAGGACGACGTGAAGAAAAACGGGATTCTGCTCTATAACAGCGACCTCGTCAAAGCGGAGGGCACGCGCTCCGACATTCGGCTCATTCCCGTCCCCGCCAACACCATCGCTCTGGCGGAGGGAAGCGAGAAAGTCGCCAACATCGCCATGCTGGGAGCGGTTGTCGCCGCCTCGAAGATCGTGGGCGACAACTCCTGCGTCGAAACCCTGAAGGAAAAACTGGGAAAGAAAAAGCCCGAATTCCTGCCCATGAACCTTTCGACCTACGAAAAAGGCAAGGCGCTGGTCGCGTAA
- the vorB gene encoding 3-methyl-2-oxobutanoate dehydrogenase subunit VorB, producing MARTLMKGTEAIAEAAIQAGCKYFFGYPITPQNEIPEYMSAHLPKVGGMYLQAESEIASINLVMGGASTGYRVMTTSSSPGISLMSEGISYVAMAELPCVIVNITRGGPGLGNILPAQGDYTQATRGGGHGDYSVPVLAPGNLQEAVDFTQDAFDLSQKYRTPVMVLADGFMGQMMEAVEIKPRKTEDPVSNADWALGWRDERGGQRRIVYSMHLSPDELEAHDTHLQEKYARIRTNEARFEHFMTDDAELIVTSYGTTSRVCRSAIINLREEGFKVGMVRPITLWPFPSAGYSSLPKSVKVILDVEMSAAFQMADDVRLATQCEIPLMTAGRWGGYSPSVRQIEEKCKELLNG from the coding sequence ATGGCAAGAACATTAATGAAAGGAACGGAAGCGATCGCGGAAGCGGCGATCCAGGCCGGATGTAAGTATTTTTTCGGATATCCGATTACCCCCCAGAATGAAATTCCGGAGTATATGTCGGCGCACCTTCCAAAGGTGGGCGGAATGTATCTGCAGGCGGAAAGCGAAATCGCATCCATCAATCTCGTGATGGGCGGAGCTTCCACGGGTTACAGGGTTATGACCACTTCTTCCAGCCCCGGCATCTCTCTCATGTCCGAGGGAATCTCCTACGTGGCCATGGCGGAGCTGCCCTGCGTCATTGTGAACATCACCCGGGGCGGCCCCGGACTGGGCAACATCCTCCCCGCTCAGGGCGACTACACGCAGGCCACCCGAGGCGGCGGACACGGCGACTACAGCGTCCCCGTACTGGCCCCCGGCAACCTTCAGGAGGCCGTGGATTTCACCCAGGACGCCTTCGATCTTTCCCAGAAATACCGGACTCCCGTCATGGTTCTGGCGGACGGGTTTATGGGCCAGATGATGGAAGCCGTGGAGATCAAGCCGCGTAAAACGGAAGATCCGGTCTCCAACGCGGACTGGGCCCTGGGCTGGAGAGACGAGAGGGGCGGACAGAGGCGAATCGTTTACAGTATGCATCTTTCTCCCGACGAGCTGGAGGCCCACGACACTCACCTGCAGGAAAAATACGCGCGCATCCGGACCAATGAAGCCCGCTTCGAACATTTCATGACGGACGACGCGGAACTGATCGTCACCTCTTACGGAACCACGAGCCGCGTGTGCCGCTCCGCCATCATCAACCTTCGCGAAGAGGGGTTCAAAGTGGGGATGGTGCGCCCGATAACCCTCTGGCCCTTCCCGTCGGCGGGATATTCCAGTCTGCCGAAGAGCGTGAAGGTCATTCTCGACGTGGAAATGAGCGCGGCCTTTCAGATGGCCGACGATGTGCGGCTGGCGACTCAGTGCGAAATTCCGCTGATGACGGCGGGACGCTGGGGAGGATATTCGCCCTCCGTGCGCCAGATCGAAGAAAAATGCAAAGAATTGCTTAACGGATAG
- a CDS encoding tyrosine-type recombinase/integrase, with protein sequence MPVKDKLTDREIRAAKPREKRYELSDGACLYLEIMTNGSKFWRFRSQGGGRVLKRSLGQYSSDPTTGVSLKEARVERDNLLKAQEQGNLKEVLNPSKPAELPTFEQIARDWYTQNADGWAPGHATKVLYRMERFLLAPLGQRPIGEIREPDLLGIIRAIEANGNLETARRVRQVAGMIFRFGVVLGVCERDVAWALKDVLKAKKTQKHYKALTKPEEIADLLRKISSQTCPCTAIVKAAVLFSFHVFMRPGEIRTVEWSEIDFEKALWEAPAEKMKKGRLHIVPLSKQAIEILQSLRPLTGHGRFVFPNSRNLLHGDRPMSGEAVRKALQAIQVESTAHGVRTTASTILNESGLWDGDLIELQLAHAERNSVRAAYNRAQRLDERRKMMQWWSDWLDNLTRQD encoded by the coding sequence ATGCCTGTGAAAGATAAACTGACGGATCGGGAAATCCGCGCGGCGAAGCCGAGAGAAAAACGTTATGAACTTTCGGACGGCGCTTGTCTGTACCTTGAGATCATGACGAACGGCTCAAAGTTTTGGCGCTTTCGAAGCCAGGGGGGAGGACGGGTACTCAAGCGATCCTTGGGTCAATATTCCAGTGACCCGACCACTGGCGTTTCTTTGAAAGAGGCGCGGGTTGAGCGCGATAATCTTTTGAAAGCCCAAGAACAGGGCAATTTGAAGGAAGTATTGAACCCCTCGAAGCCAGCGGAACTTCCCACCTTCGAACAAATTGCCCGTGACTGGTACACCCAAAACGCCGATGGCTGGGCGCCAGGACATGCCACGAAGGTACTCTACCGTATGGAAAGGTTCTTGCTCGCTCCTTTAGGGCAACGACCCATCGGAGAGATTAGAGAGCCAGACCTGCTGGGCATAATCAGGGCAATTGAGGCAAACGGCAATCTTGAAACGGCGCGAAGAGTCCGTCAGGTTGCCGGTATGATTTTTCGTTTTGGCGTGGTGCTTGGTGTGTGTGAGCGCGATGTCGCCTGGGCTCTCAAGGATGTTTTAAAGGCTAAAAAGACTCAGAAACATTACAAAGCCCTGACGAAACCGGAGGAAATTGCCGACTTGCTCAGGAAAATCAGTTCTCAAACATGCCCTTGCACAGCAATCGTAAAGGCGGCCGTACTTTTCAGCTTTCACGTTTTTATGCGCCCCGGCGAAATCAGAACCGTCGAATGGTCAGAAATTGATTTTGAAAAAGCTCTCTGGGAAGCCCCTGCCGAAAAAATGAAGAAAGGCCGCCTGCACATCGTACCACTTTCAAAGCAGGCAATAGAAATTTTGCAGTCGTTGCGTCCTTTAACCGGGCACGGGCGCTTTGTTTTTCCCAATTCGCGTAATCTTCTTCATGGAGATCGCCCTATGAGCGGAGAAGCGGTCCGAAAAGCCCTGCAAGCTATACAGGTTGAATCGACGGCACACGGAGTTAGAACGACAGCCAGCACAATCTTGAACGAATCAGGACTCTGGGATGGCGACTTGATTGAACTTCAGCTTGCCCATGCTGAAAGAAACTCTGTCCGAGCCGCTTACAACCGCGCTCAGCGCTTGGATGAAAGAAGAAAAATGATGCAATGGTGGTCGGACTGGCTCGACAACCTGACCAGGCAAGATTAG
- the glmU gene encoding bifunctional UDP-N-acetylglucosamine diphosphorylase/glucosamine-1-phosphate N-acetyltransferase GlmU, whose product MEKGTLGILILGAGKGQRMKNELPKVLQPILDRPMLGYLLETVLKYASREDGERPGVEVAVLVGYGGDRVREYLKSFPSVEFIWQAEQLGTGHAVRIARSWWERFERVLVLNGDLPLLSLKTLDTFVREHAEAGAACSLLTFETKAPDGYGRILRAAYDKKVFIVEHRDATPEQRRVREVNGGCYLFDTKALVQVIDKLKNDNAQGEYYLTDVVSLMNDAGLPVRATAVDEREMLGVNTQEELAATTVRVRDSLIREWMTKGVRVVDPSAVWIGPDATLEAEVVLMPGVQIWGKSSVGAGSVIGPWCVLKNARLGRRVELVASVIVENSQLADDSKAGPFAYIREGSELREHAFAGKFVELKKTTLGRRSKVPHLSYMGDAELGEDVNIGAGSITCNYDGKNKFSTKIGNRVFVGSDTMMVAPVTLGDDSATGAGSTITEDVPEGALGMGRAPQKNIEGWTSRRMQRKKESGD is encoded by the coding sequence TTGGAAAAAGGAACTTTGGGGATTCTGATTTTGGGTGCGGGAAAAGGACAGCGCATGAAGAACGAGCTTCCAAAGGTTCTGCAGCCCATTCTCGACAGACCGATGCTGGGGTATCTGCTGGAGACGGTTCTGAAGTACGCTTCCCGGGAGGACGGGGAACGTCCTGGCGTGGAGGTGGCGGTTCTCGTGGGTTACGGAGGGGACCGCGTGCGGGAATACCTGAAATCCTTTCCCTCCGTCGAGTTTATCTGGCAGGCCGAACAGCTGGGGACGGGGCACGCCGTCCGCATAGCCCGCTCCTGGTGGGAACGGTTCGAGAGGGTTCTCGTTCTCAACGGAGATCTGCCGCTTCTTTCTCTCAAAACTCTGGATACTTTTGTTCGGGAACACGCGGAAGCCGGAGCGGCCTGCTCCCTGCTCACCTTTGAAACAAAGGCTCCCGACGGTTACGGGCGCATTCTGAGGGCCGCCTACGACAAAAAAGTGTTCATCGTGGAGCATCGGGACGCCACGCCCGAACAGCGCCGCGTCCGCGAGGTCAACGGCGGATGTTATCTTTTTGATACGAAGGCCCTCGTTCAGGTCATCGATAAACTCAAAAACGACAACGCTCAGGGGGAATATTATCTTACCGACGTGGTGTCGCTGATGAACGACGCGGGCCTGCCGGTGAGGGCCACAGCCGTGGACGAGAGGGAGATGCTGGGGGTCAACACTCAGGAGGAACTCGCCGCGACCACGGTGCGGGTGCGGGACAGTCTGATTCGGGAATGGATGACGAAGGGCGTGCGCGTCGTCGACCCCTCCGCGGTGTGGATTGGCCCCGACGCGACTCTGGAGGCGGAGGTGGTCCTCATGCCGGGGGTTCAGATCTGGGGAAAATCCAGCGTGGGAGCGGGCAGCGTCATCGGTCCCTGGTGCGTTCTGAAAAACGCCCGGCTGGGCCGGAGGGTGGAACTGGTGGCCAGTGTCATCGTGGAGAACAGCCAGTTGGCCGACGACTCGAAAGCCGGCCCCTTCGCTTATATCCGGGAGGGCTCGGAGCTGAGGGAACACGCCTTCGCGGGCAAGTTCGTGGAGCTGAAAAAGACGACCCTGGGACGTCGCAGCAAGGTGCCTCACCTGTCCTATATGGGGGACGCCGAGCTGGGGGAGGACGTCAACATCGGAGCAGGCAGTATTACCTGCAATTACGACGGAAAAAATAAATTCTCCACAAAAATCGGGAACCGCGTTTTTGTTGGCAGCGATACCATGATGGTAGCGCCCGTGACCCTTGGCGACGATTCCGCTACCGGCGCGGGATCGACGATAACCGAGGACGTTCCGGAAGGCGCGTTGGGTATGGGAAGAGCGCCGCAGAAAAACATTGAGGGATGGACGTCCCGGAGAATGCAGCGGAAAAAAGAAAGTGGGGATTGA
- a CDS encoding 2-oxoglutarate oxidoreductase, with the protein MSETQVFSMPKVWNADVHTHYCPGCTHGVAHRLVSEAIDELGIQNKTIGIAPVGCAVLMHQYLDLDFIEAAHGRAPAVASGIKAVRPDKIVFTYQGDGDLASIGMGEIVHAMNRSLPLTIIFVNNAIYGMTGGQMAPTTLLGQKSTTSPSGRDAKMNGYPIRVSEMLATLAGPAYIERVALTQPKYIIKAKQAVLKAFKNQAEGRGVSFVELLSTCPTNWGMRPTDACKWLEEHMIPYYPLGVLKDFQ; encoded by the coding sequence ATGAGTGAAACTCAGGTTTTCAGTATGCCAAAAGTCTGGAACGCGGACGTACACACCCACTACTGTCCAGGCTGTACGCATGGCGTGGCGCATCGTCTGGTTTCCGAGGCCATTGACGAGCTGGGAATACAGAATAAAACGATAGGGATCGCTCCCGTCGGCTGCGCGGTTTTGATGCACCAGTATCTCGATCTCGACTTTATCGAGGCCGCCCACGGGCGCGCTCCGGCCGTGGCCAGCGGGATCAAGGCCGTTCGTCCGGATAAAATCGTTTTTACCTATCAGGGAGACGGAGATCTGGCCTCCATCGGAATGGGCGAAATTGTCCACGCGATGAACCGCAGCCTTCCTTTGACCATCATCTTCGTCAACAACGCCATTTACGGCATGACCGGCGGACAGATGGCCCCGACGACCCTGCTGGGACAGAAGTCCACCACAAGCCCCTCCGGCCGTGACGCGAAGATGAACGGTTATCCCATTCGCGTGAGCGAAATGCTGGCCACTCTGGCGGGCCCCGCCTACATTGAGCGAGTGGCGCTGACACAGCCCAAATACATCATCAAGGCCAAACAGGCCGTTCTCAAGGCGTTTAAAAATCAGGCGGAAGGCCGGGGAGTGTCCTTCGTCGAGCTGCTTTCGACCTGCCCCACCAACTGGGGCATGCGTCCCACCGACGCCTGCAAATGGCTCGAAGAACACATGATTCCCTACTACCCTCTCGGGGTCCTGAAGGATTTCCAGTGA
- the def gene encoding peptide deformylase, translating into MKEIHGREFPGELPAALKEESLTIRVFPDPILKIPATPVERFDDRLASFVDRMRLAMELHDGVGLAAPQVGVSKRIALVSFEGVLYVLINPVLLGQEGEQEGEEGCLSFPGIYAAVKRPASIRVTARDLTGEERLYEPEGFLARAFLHEMDHLDGRLFIEYLSNLKRGMIRKKMYKRAVGEDE; encoded by the coding sequence ATGAAAGAAATTCATGGGAGGGAATTCCCCGGGGAACTGCCCGCGGCACTGAAAGAAGAAAGCCTGACGATAAGGGTTTTCCCCGATCCCATTCTAAAAATTCCGGCAACACCGGTGGAGCGCTTCGACGATCGCCTCGCTTCCTTTGTGGATCGGATGAGGCTGGCGATGGAACTGCATGACGGCGTAGGACTGGCGGCGCCGCAGGTGGGAGTTTCGAAAAGAATAGCCCTGGTTTCCTTCGAGGGGGTTCTTTATGTTTTGATCAACCCCGTTCTGCTGGGGCAGGAGGGCGAACAGGAGGGAGAAGAGGGCTGTCTCAGCTTTCCCGGGATATACGCCGCCGTGAAGCGCCCCGCCTCCATTCGGGTGACCGCCCGGGACCTGACGGGAGAGGAACGGCTGTACGAGCCCGAGGGATTCCTTGCGAGGGCCTTTCTGCACGAAATGGACCACCTGGACGGCAGGCTGTTTATAGAATATCTCTCGAACCTGAAACGCGGCATGATCCGGAAGAAAATGTACAAACGCGCTGTGGGAGAGGATGAGTGA
- a CDS encoding 50S ribosomal protein L25 produces MSELVTVVMEPRTRGGKGVTGRLRKSGFTPCVFYGPEMKEAVLGSVNTTQINRVLSGGHWETMRITLKLPSGSDEMCIIREVQRHPLTGRLVHIDFMRLLKDRKVTVNVPVRILGRETSPGIKDGGVLENLHEIEVETLPMNIPEYIDIDVSGMALGSMIHVKDLVLSGDLTILADPEEVAAIVAIPRSVEETAPETEPQEVEVMAKGKAAKGEEEAD; encoded by the coding sequence ATGTCTGAGCTAGTAACGGTAGTGATGGAGCCCAGAACCAGAGGTGGAAAGGGCGTCACCGGCAGGCTGCGAAAATCGGGATTCACGCCCTGCGTGTTTTATGGACCTGAAATGAAGGAAGCCGTTTTGGGGAGCGTCAACACGACGCAGATCAACCGCGTTTTGAGCGGCGGGCACTGGGAAACCATGAGAATCACCCTGAAACTTCCCTCCGGAAGCGACGAGATGTGCATCATTCGCGAGGTGCAGCGTCATCCTCTTACGGGGAGACTGGTGCATATCGACTTCATGCGTCTCCTGAAGGACCGCAAGGTGACGGTAAACGTCCCCGTCAGAATCCTGGGCAGGGAGACCTCTCCGGGGATCAAAGACGGCGGCGTGCTGGAAAATCTGCACGAAATCGAAGTGGAAACCCTGCCCATGAACATTCCGGAGTACATCGACATCGACGTTTCCGGCATGGCGCTGGGAAGCATGATCCACGTCAAAGACCTCGTTTTGAGCGGAGACCTGACGATCCTGGCCGACCCGGAGGAGGTCGCGGCCATCGTCGCGATTCCCAGAAGCGTGGAGGAGACGGCTCCGGAGACCGAACCCCAGGAAGTGGAAGTCATGGCCAAGGGCAAGGCGGCCAAAGGCGAGGAAGAGGCCGACTGA
- a CDS encoding ribose-phosphate pyrophosphokinase, with protein MAGVKDLKIFSGTAYPDFAKRICSELGVRLSAARHYRFSDGEIGLSIDESVRGSDVYVIQPTSFPTNDNLIELLIMIDAFKRASVSRVNAVIPYFGYARQDRKSKPREPITAKLVANLITTSGADRVITADLHAGQLQGFFDIPVDHLTGMPLLASYFKEILEAELKRGEVIVVSPDVGGVVRARLFAVMLKTDLAIVDKRRSYEVANFCEVMDIIGEVRGKIAILVDDIIDTAGTICNAAAGLKERGCTAVYACATHAVLSGPALKRVNSSAIDKLVFSDTIPLPENKHSDHLVQLSIAPLFAEAILRVHSDRSVSSLFDK; from the coding sequence GTGGCTGGTGTAAAGGATCTCAAGATTTTCTCGGGTACTGCATATCCGGATTTTGCAAAACGTATTTGCAGCGAACTGGGAGTTCGGCTTTCGGCGGCCCGGCATTATCGCTTTTCCGACGGCGAGATTGGACTCTCCATTGACGAAAGCGTCAGGGGTTCCGATGTTTACGTTATTCAGCCCACGTCTTTTCCCACTAACGACAACCTGATCGAGCTGCTCATCATGATCGACGCTTTCAAGCGCGCCTCAGTCAGCCGTGTCAACGCCGTCATTCCCTACTTTGGATACGCCCGGCAGGACCGCAAGTCCAAGCCGCGGGAGCCCATCACGGCGAAACTGGTGGCAAACCTGATCACCACCAGCGGGGCGGACCGGGTCATCACCGCGGACCTGCACGCCGGCCAGCTGCAGGGTTTTTTCGATATTCCGGTGGACCACCTGACGGGAATGCCCCTCCTGGCTTCCTATTTCAAGGAAATCCTTGAAGCGGAGCTGAAAAGAGGAGAGGTGATCGTCGTTTCCCCCGACGTGGGAGGAGTTGTGCGGGCCCGGCTTTTCGCGGTGATGCTGAAAACGGACCTGGCCATCGTGGACAAACGCCGCTCTTACGAGGTGGCGAACTTCTGCGAGGTCATGGACATCATCGGCGAGGTTCGCGGCAAGATCGCCATTCTGGTGGACGACATCATCGACACGGCGGGCACGATTTGCAACGCCGCGGCGGGACTGAAGGAAAGAGGCTGCACGGCGGTCTACGCCTGCGCCACCCACGCCGTCCTTTCCGGACCGGCCCTGAAGCGCGTCAACAGCTCCGCCATCGACAAACTGGTCTTCTCGGACACCATTCCGCTGCCGGAGAACAAGCACTCCGATCATCTCGTCCAGCTCTCGATAGCGCCCCTTTTCGCGGAGGCGATTCTCAGAGTCCACAGCGACCGGTCGGTCAGCAGCCTGTTCGACAAATAG
- the pth gene encoding aminoacyl-tRNA hydrolase, whose translation MAGLGNPGQEYVYTRHNMGWAAIDRLVQERGLGNPVSKFRSEFWRDRDFILMKPLTWMNLSGLAIQEAFNFYKMELSQVLVICDEMALPYGQLRLRARGSAGGHNGLASVIASLGSLEVPRLRIGIGESKGSKTGWVLGRLSMDELEKLPDILENTLRAVEAWSTLDIERAMSRINVRVA comes from the coding sequence GTGGCAGGTTTGGGCAACCCGGGTCAGGAATACGTCTACACGCGGCATAACATGGGTTGGGCGGCCATAGACCGTCTGGTCCAGGAGCGAGGCCTTGGGAATCCCGTTTCGAAATTCAGAAGCGAGTTTTGGCGGGATCGGGATTTCATTCTGATGAAACCGCTGACCTGGATGAACCTGAGCGGCCTTGCCATCCAGGAGGCTTTCAATTTTTATAAAATGGAACTTTCCCAGGTGCTGGTTATTTGCGACGAAATGGCGCTGCCCTATGGACAGCTGAGGCTTCGCGCCCGTGGCAGCGCGGGGGGGCACAACGGACTGGCCTCCGTCATCGCCTCTCTGGGGAGCCTGGAGGTTCCGAGGCTGCGGATCGGCATCGGAGAGTCGAAGGGCAGCAAAACCGGGTGGGTTCTGGGACGTCTTTCGATGGACGAGCTGGAAAAATTGCCCGATATTCTGGAAAATACCCTTCGCGCCGTGGAGGCCTGGTCGACGCTGGACATTGAGCGCGCCATGAGCCGCATAAACGTCAGGGTGGCATAA
- a CDS encoding methionyl-tRNA formyltransferase, whose product MRFWFLGSGSFAALCLASMVRKFFFERIITGKPTLAGRGLKETPSCVEETAARLGLISERTGPLSQNENLITAITTNPPDVLFVIDFGQLIREPLLSAPRYGCLNIHPSLLPRWRGAAPVPRALMNGDSTTGVTLFRLTEAMDAGPVIRQIEIPIGLEATSADLYEILAREGSQTAYDGVQCLIEGSCQISAQNSEFATQATKISKTEFQISWQQNSLDIHNTVRALVSSRGAFVVVNNMRLKVWRTLPVEPPSEGTPGQVVSFMEGDPVVLCGKGALRLQEVQCEGKRRVTGAEWACGVRLKTGEVLS is encoded by the coding sequence ATGAGGTTCTGGTTTCTCGGAAGCGGGTCTTTTGCCGCGCTGTGTCTGGCCTCCATGGTCCGAAAATTCTTTTTCGAGAGGATTATCACTGGAAAACCGACACTGGCGGGCAGAGGGCTGAAAGAAACTCCCTCCTGCGTGGAGGAAACAGCCGCTCGTCTTGGACTCATCAGCGAGCGAACGGGGCCTCTTTCACAAAACGAGAACCTGATAACGGCCATAACCACGAATCCCCCGGACGTGCTTTTTGTCATCGACTTCGGACAGCTCATACGGGAACCTCTGCTGAGCGCCCCCCGTTACGGCTGCCTCAACATCCATCCCTCGCTTCTTCCGCGCTGGCGGGGCGCCGCTCCCGTGCCCAGGGCCCTGATGAACGGAGACTCCACCACGGGCGTGACTCTCTTTCGCCTCACCGAAGCCATGGACGCCGGTCCGGTCATACGACAAATCGAGATCCCCATCGGTCTCGAAGCGACTTCTGCGGATTTATATGAAATTCTTGCCCGAGAGGGTAGCCAAACAGCCTACGATGGTGTACAATGTCTAATTGAGGGGAGTTGTCAGATTTCAGCGCAGAATTCTGAATTCGCCACTCAGGCAACGAAAATTAGTAAAACGGAATTTCAGATATCCTGGCAACAAAACAGTCTTGATATTCACAACACGGTTCGTGCTCTCGTTTCTTCCAGGGGAGCGTTTGTGGTGGTCAACAACATGAGATTGAAAGTCTGGCGTACTTTACCTGTCGAACCGCCGTCCGAGGGGACTCCCGGGCAGGTCGTTTCGTTTATGGAGGGCGATCCTGTCGTTTTGTGCGGGAAGGGCGCGTTGCGCCTTCAGGAAGTTCAGTGCGAGGGGAAACGCCGAGTGACGGGTGCGGAATGGGCCTGTGGCGTCAGACTGAAAACAGGGGAGGTGTTGTCCTGA